The DNA window GCAGCGGGACCTTCTGGGTGACGAAGCCGCGCGAGCTTTCCCAGACCGTATCCGCCACCGGCGCCTCGTCATAGAGAAGCTCCGAGGGGATCGTGTCCAGAAGCCCTTTCTGGGCGTCGCGGATCATGTAGGAATAGATGCCGCAGCGCGCCGTGGTCGGGGTCAGCCGGTTGCCGGCGAGGACCTGCCCCAGCTCGTCATGCACGACCACCCAGCGGCTGGCCGGGGTGTCGTACTGGTCATATTCCATCCCCATCGCTTCGGGCAGGTCCCATTTGTTGCGCTCGATGAAAAGATCTTTGCGCGCACGAAGCATGTTGGCGAAAAGCTCGCCGTGATTGTGGATGTTCTCGAAAGACAGAGTCGTGGTCTGCATAAGTGCCTCCTGCAGGTTTGGTGGTGGGTAAAAACCGTGCGGAGGGCGACTGCCGTCACAGCAGCCTGTAGTCCTTTGCGCGCTGAATCGCTTCGGCCGTGGTGCGCGCCATCAGCCTCTGACGGGCAGAGGAGAGCCTGGCCTTGAGCGCACTTTCCGAGATCCCCAGCTTGCAGGCAGCAGCTGCGTGGCGATCGCCGTCCGCAATGCATTTCAGCGCATCGATCTGAGCCTTGGTCAGTTCTTCGGGTGGCTCGGTCATGTCGTGAAGACGACGCACGAGGGCTTCGATCTGGGCGATCTCGGCGTCCTCATATTCCCGATCTGCTCTTGCCACACTCGCGATGGTCCTGGAGGTAATGGGGCCCCAGGAGATCGTTACGCCGTATTTGAGACCGAACCGCGCAGCATTGAGGAAGATGCCGAAAGGGTCGGGAATCCTGTCATTGCTCCACCGTGTCGCGCCCGTGGTGGAAAAGCCCCAGGCGACCGAGGGGTCACGCAGGAGGTAGCCGTGTTCGGTGTAATGGGCCAGCCATTCGGGGGCGTAGGTCTGGAACGCGATCAGCGGCGAGGTAAAGCGGATATGCAAGCCGATATTGTACCCCTGAGGCGCCAGCGCATCGAGGATCCGTAACTCCCGGTCGAAGATCGACTTTTCGAACATGACTTTTTAGACAAGTTGCCTGAGACCCCGTCAACCTTAAATTGGAAAAGGTAATGTGACGTAGTTTTAAGAGTATGACGGAGTGTCCAGTGCAGGCGATACACCCGATTTTATTTAATCGTGTCATGCGCCTGCCCAGCTCGCTCAGACGCGAGGTGCTGGAATATGCGGGTTCGGCAAGTCTGGCAGACGACCAGATCAGGTCGCTGCTCGACGACATATGCAATGTGATAGAGAACGAGCATCTGGCCCGGCCCCGGATCAGCCCTCTTGGGCGTCTGCGCGCGGGCTGAGGCTTTCAGAAGACCTTCAAGACCAGGGGTGGCGAAGTAGAAAAAGGGGTCCTGCCTGCCGGCGGGACCCCTGATTTCTAACCGAACCGAGCAGTCGTCTCAGTCTTCGGCAGCCTCTTCGGCTTCGAGACGCGCGCGGTCCGCGGCCCCTTTCGCATCGGCATCGCGGTCAACGAATTCGACGATGGCCATCGGTGCCATGTCGCCATAGCGGAAGCCGGCCTTCAGCACGCGGACATAGCCGCCCTGACGTTC is part of the Rhodovulum sp. MB263 genome and encodes:
- a CDS encoding acyl-homoserine-lactone synthase; protein product: MQTTTLSFENIHNHGELFANMLRARKDLFIERNKWDLPEAMGMEYDQYDTPASRWVVVHDELGQVLAGNRLTPTTARCGIYSYMIRDAQKGLLDTIPSELLYDEAPVADTVWESSRGFVTQKVPLHQRRPIYFNLVQELARAARSLGASQCLALLNANWPLWNKRVGIDMTAMGPVMEIDGIRNQVISMNFATNLH
- a CDS encoding autoinducer binding domain-containing protein produces the protein MFEKSIFDRELRILDALAPQGYNIGLHIRFTSPLIAFQTYAPEWLAHYTEHGYLLRDPSVAWGFSTTGATRWSNDRIPDPFGIFLNAARFGLKYGVTISWGPITSRTIASVARADREYEDAEIAQIEALVRRLHDMTEPPEELTKAQIDALKCIADGDRHAAAACKLGISESALKARLSSARQRLMARTTAEAIQRAKDYRLL